In the Pocillopora verrucosa isolate sample1 chromosome 4, ASM3666991v2, whole genome shotgun sequence genome, CATTGTTGTCATTAGTTGACTGAAAACCTGCCACAAACTTATCTGAGGCTGAAGGTGTGACTGCAGGCTGAGGGAAACTATAAATGCCAGTCTTTTCATTTCCCTCTgatctttcttttctctttggaTCTAAAAATGGATAAATCCCACCTACTGCACCAACCAGCCTTTCAGCTTCTTTCACATCACATCTCTGAATTGCTGTTGAAGTAATTAtaagccctttaactcccaagatctgattgttaattcttccctctagctgctacacatttctgAGTTAGTGAAAAGAATTAAGTGTTGGatgaagataacaacttctacttgatgaCTTCgggtattcttattacctgtttgctaggtaatatatggatattttagggagaagttacattttaatcacttctaagggttaaagggttaatgtggtTCAATTGCTTTGGACAGAGCTAGAAACACTGGTAAATTTCCCTCTAGCATCTGATATGAAACAACAAGTTTGTTGTTATAAAACAGTATCAAAATGCTTTTACAAAGTCCCACTACAATACTTACAACTTCTGAAAGTCTAGAAATTTCCAAGATAACATCTTAAGACTATGAATGAGATTGAGAACAGTCTCTTAAACTGGTGTAAAAATGACATATTAGCTAGTCTATGTTAGTTTCTATGTCACCCAGGGGTTCCAATAACTTATGTCATAAGCACATGAAAATGATTTGTTATATTGCTGACAGCCCTCGTGGGCAATATGAAGCAAATCCTGATTGGCAACCCAAGCAGGCAAGATGGGTCTATCTTACCTGCTCTGGATGGTCTGCTTAGATCCTATGCAAGAGAAACATTGTGTGGAGTGAACTTACAAAGATTGTAATTTTTGGACCATGTTATCAGTGATAGAGTTGCAAAAAGCAGTAGAAGAcagtgaaaacaaagaaatcataaATGACTCATGGGTTCATTGAGCcacaaacacagttggctttctttctaAGCTCTCAAAATAAGCAAGTCAATGAAGCATATGCAATAGGCCGCTTTTTCCCCAAGGGGGGATCTAGGGGCATGCTAAACAGATGGCAATATGCTTATAGACTGCAGGTAACTGCTGCTTTTATCAAAACCACTGATGTCACCCTTCCTATGAATTTGCCTCTCGaagttgaattattttttgtcaGGGTATTAACAAATGAACAAGTAGCCTGAGTGCATGGTATCTATTTTTGATTTGATCAGACATAAAAAAGTTGTTCACTGTAGGACAGCATAATTGATGTTCCATTGACAATTGGGAGGTATGCTTGACCCACACATTCAGATATTAGAAGTACCGGTACATAGTGCTAAAGGAGTTGAAACATTCCAGTATTCAAAAGCTatttcaaagaattaaaaatcaaagaattttcaaagaatcaAAGATCACAAAACAGAATGATCACAAGCTAACATGGAAATTCAAAGAAGAAATTCATCAAAGTCAGCGATGTACAAATGCCCTGAGAAATGGTGTCGAGCTTTTGAATAGATGTATGATAGAAACTGCAAGACACAAATCATCCTAGGAGAGAATGAACACCTCAAAATTCCCCAGGTTAAACATTCTGGGCCGGAGGAAGTTTCATTAGGgccaattttttaactttttaaccatcTGAAAGCAGTAGAAATAATACTTTACATTTTCACGCAAAACATGATGAACTTATTACCTGTTTCTAACCTGCTCTCGACAAAAACTGGCGAAGGCTGTCCTCTGTCAAAGTTCAGCACCCCTGCAAACATCACACCTTTGAGAATGATGGCTCCAAAAGGAATATCGTTCTTTGGAAATTCATTTTCGTTGAGGAAGCGCTTTTTCTCATCATTTTGCAAGAAGTACCTCGAAAATCGCGCCTGATTTTTACAGGTTAGGACTGTGTCAAACGGCAGAAGATGGTAGACCTTGGTTCCAAACTCAGGATTACCTTGCAGTTGGAATGCCTTTTTCCCGCAAGTGGCCAGCGTAAATAGTACACACCGTAGGTCATTTGTTGCCATCCATGCAGACGAATTTCCGCCTTGTATTTCGGCAACTTCTAAAGCACGACTCAACAAGTTGCTCTTACTGAAGATACTTTGTCTCTTTTTTTGCCCGGGAAGGGCTATAAAAATCATCCCATCTGATTCAACGATGTCGTCGAGTGCTCGGCACAACTCACCGCCCTCTTTTATAGGACTCAAGGTCTTGCGTTCGAGCTTTCTTCCGTCTCTTGCCCGAGCAAATTCGGCCACGATCTTCACGGAGCGGCCTGAATTGTTCTCACAGGCTTCGATCTGGGTCTTTTTCAAGACTTCGGCACTTGCAACCAAGAAATACCTCGACGCACGCTCTGAAATCGAAGTTTTCCCCGAGGAAGTGGAAGAAAGAATTTTAGGGATGCTGGTAACAGGGAAATGTACAAGACAGCTAGGTCCCAAATATTTGAGTGTTTCATGCCCCTTTGTTTCTTCTACAAGCCGGCAGACTGCTAATACGGCGTCACTCCAACACCCCTCCGACGCAGAAGCCATATTTGAGTATACTAAGAATTGCAGTTTGCGAAAACTACAAAATGGTGTTCTGAGAGGTTGCCTCGATTCAGTGACTTCCGGGAAAATTCCCGCCAGTGTTTATTTTAACTCATCACGCAATCCTGTGACGTACGTATCTATGGTAACAAGGGGCGGAAGAGGGAAGACTAATAGGGTGCGTAGAAAACTTTCTGAAAATTTCTCCGACAATTTATCGCCTTAAATCTGCAAAAAAAGTGACTTACCTCGTTTGGGAGATAATCAAGCTCAAGTTAATCAGTGAAACTAACACCTCTCCGAGAGAAGTTTACTTTCCCTTTGCAAGCGACATTTTGAAGGCATAGCTTCATAGTAACccttaaaataacaaattaaaactatTGTAATGACAAAAAGCTACAATTTCAAATCTGTTTAATTTATGGTAAATACCCGATCAAACTAAAATGCGACGATTTTGTGGCGAAAACAGGCAAAAGAAACTGGTGGGAACCCTATATATGAACCTGGAACTTTTAAACTTCGTGTTGGCGTATGGACACCCTGCCATTGGATGTCTGATAGGCTTAACACTAATTTGAAAACGATAACTTGATTGTGTGGCTCGTAACTAGCTGAATAGACTTGTCCTAAAGAGACCTTTATTCATACATGAGCACTGGAAAACAGAGTATTTAAAGCGTTTAGGAGAGTTTTTATATCAAATCGCAATCAGATCTTCCCTGAAGTGAAGGTTGTCTCTTATGGTGAAATCAGCGCACCAGTCATTTGAATGGAATTTGGCCCGTCCTGATTACAAGAGTCTTTTTACTATCGGCAAGCAGTCTCCAGGAACTGAGCCTGCCTTTGTGAGTCTCATAATGTTACTGAGTTAACAATAATTGTAACCATGCATTTCAAAACGACCCATGATGggatgagttttttttcttattaccTGCTTCAAAAGATATCCCATTCCTGATTGGTCAATTACGAATGCAAAATTCCCTTGTGGACGAATGTAAACTTAAATGATGACAGAAagagaagtttttatttttcattaccaCGTCCTAGGTGAAACTGGATCATAGAGAACATTATCAGTAAATATACAAGGTCGTTCAGACAAAACCAGAGCTTGATACGCGAAGATCATAATAAGGTTTATAGGTTTTGTAAGCAATTAACTCAAGACTAGTGTCAATcctaattttgaaaaaagaagttCATTTCTCCCAGCCGCTTGACGGGACAAAAATCTTGAGCATTAGTTTGTCGCAATTTTGTGTGGAATCATTAACTTCTTCGACTTCTCCGATCCTTGATTCGTGTGCGTCAACAGTCCTGTTACACTCACGCCTTTTTGTATACTTAATCTTAATGTTTTGGAGTTGCCATGGaattatttcacattttgcCAAAATGTTTGATTGATGAAGGTAGTAGTGGCAATCGTAAATGGGGGACAGAATATGGGAAAAATTCTTGCTTCATCGGCGGGAAATCAAGTTTAAGCTTCTCTCTGTTCTGCTTATTTCTACGACTCATTTCCTCTCCCACAATCACAAAAGGCTTAAGTACGGGTCCCAAGTCGTAACATGACATCACCTGTCCTCGTAAAAGCTTTTTCGATCGCTGCTCTTTTCTCACAGGTGTAGCTAACTTCGGCACTGTCctagctttcttttcttgtttgtttgatagACTTTCTTGAACTGTTAATTCCTTAGCTCTTGCTACCCCTGCCATCAAGATCTTATGACTTGGCATCAAAGCAACGAGTTTCTCTTTGGCATGATcttcattaaaattgtttatttcttgtACCTGGTGTAGAATTTCCCTCAGGTTTAAGCAATCCACTTTTGGCTGCTGATACTTTGAATAAAATCGCTCATCATTTACCCCTCGCATTTTGAATTCTCACTGTTTTCGTCgactctttttctctttttggccTCTTGACCAGGACCTGAAACTGGGAGCAGGACACACCACCAACGGACGATCATTTAGGCTCTCCGAGTATCTGCCTCTCTGCCTCCTTGCTACATAATTCGATTTTGATGCAGACAAAAACTGCTGCTTTGATTTCATTCCTTCAAAGTTTTTACCACGAATACACAAACTGTAGCAGTTGCTCTCTGCGAAACTAGTGAGCCCCGGCTCATTAGACTGAATGTTTGAACCCTTGGCAGGCAAACAAGTGACGACATGGTGTGAGCCACAATCTGAAGACGACTGAACGAGAGGTAATTCAGGGTCTCTTCGAGACAAAACTTTATCTGTTAATTCCTCAGTTTTCTCTTTTCGTTGAAGTAATCTAAATTGTCTTAACTGCTGAAGATGCCTTTCCAGTTCTTTGGCTGTGTGAGATTTCAGAAGAAAACGCGTTCTCTCATCCAGGTTTTCGTCAGACATGTTTGCTTCCTTTTGTCCTGTAACTAATGGTAAACGCTTGGGCAAAAATTGTTTGGTATGGGCGACccacaataaaatgaaataaacacgaAACCGATCCACTTCACAGATCATTATCTTGATTATCTCCGGAAAATAAGGGAGCTTTGACAAAACTCCTTCTTCGTTTCTTGATGACGATGCTTTTTAACAGTTTTGTTTATGTGTTATCTTTCAGCCAGAGAGAGAAACAATTCAGTACCAAATTAATAATTCTGTTTtgggaacaaaaattgaacGCCAGCACTGATGGATGTAAGTGTCAATGAAATTTTGCGGAATTTATGTAAGAGTAAACAtgtacttttatttttgttgtggtGTAGTTTTACTCATGTTATGaatatcatcaatattttgTGGATAAAATTTCTAATAACTCTTACATAAATGTAAACGTTTTCGCCGTTGACGAGACGTCATCTGTGCCCTCATCCAAATTAGTACCTACTTAACACAAACTTGTTAACACATGTTCAGGTTTGCTTCGCGAAAATAACCCGTAAACTATTCTGATGACTGATAAATTTTACACTTATTTTGGCCATTGGTTTGTCTTCATCTGTTCCCATATCACACAGTAGTAGTTCACACGAAAATCTTAACACCTGTTGTATGCTTCTTGAAAATTACCAGTAATGTGAACTCTCTTGACACGATCAGGACAAACATAGCTACTACGTATTTAACCAGATCTTTACTTTAGTATGATAGCTGTTTATAGGCCACTGAGTTTTCCATGatgtttcatttattcattaggtttctcttttcttttgtgaagTTCAAAAAAGAGACGTATTTGTaattgtaaattttgaaatcaactttGTAACATCAGTAACCTGAAAAAGACCCATATATAAAAACTTGGTGGATTAGGAACCGACTGCCACCTAATTTGCCATTGAAATATCACAAAAAGTACTGGAGAAGTCTACTTAGTCTGGCAAAGGGACTAAGGTTCCCGTATCAAAGAAACAACTAAATAACGATAGTCAATGTCTGTGTCATTGTGTCACTCTGCTTCACACATAATATATTACATAAAACACACATGCGGAAGCAGGTTGATTTACGTCTGTAAAGAGTGACAAGAACAGTTAATGGTTTAAACCAGGCCGGGGAAGGGGGGGGACGTTGATCCTTGCGTCTGATCGTCTGGGTGAGGGTGGTCCTGAGTAGGACTGTTGTCAGTTGTAATGAACCTGAGCGGAAATCATTATCAGAGTCAAATGACAAAAGTTGTTTATCAATCGAGTGTCGAGGTCGGGATcgtgttatttttattaacGTTTCGCTTTTACATGAACATTCAAAGGGCCTTtactttaattcaaatttttaagaattcgtCATTCGTGTTCATATCCCCTTCTTGTTCACCACAAAAATATGGACCACGCTCAAAGTGGTAAGAGGTTGTCAAGTGTAAGAGCGCTTCACACCTCTGATTGTTTGCTTTCACGCAAGTGTTCGATGAGCGCTTCACAACCCTTTGACTTATGCTGTCACGCAAGTGTTTTGGTTGTTTACTGTCACGCGTGTGCTTCAAATTATTCCACAACTCTTTGGTTGTTTGCCGTCACGCAAGTGTTTCAGAGCGCCTCACAATTCTTTGGTTGCTCACTGTCACGCGAGTGCTTCAGAGCACTCTACAACTCTGGTTGTTTACTGTCATTCAAGTGTTTCTGAACGTTTCATATTACTTTGGTTTCAGAGTGCTTTAACATCCTTTTGAAATCCATATTCAGGCCAGAGACTCTAAAGCGTGACAAGTATGTTGTAATCACGCAAGATAACAATTTAATAACTTCAATGTGGACAGTGTAGGTGGCCCCAAGTGCAACTGTTGCTCGTCTTACTCTGGTTACCAAAGTACCCAACTTGCTAACGTTGTTGTCTGAACCTTCCATCAAAGCTAAATTCCAGGTTAGAACCAAAGAGTGCAGGCCAACAGCCGAGTGTTCTAAATCAACTCACTTTCCCCCTTTGCTTCTGATAGTAGCAATCTCTGTTATTCGAGCAAGTACACTGTCCATCATATCCAGAGAGTACAAGCCAGATTGAAGAGCCTTCCGACAAAAACAGACAAGTATCATCACtttaataaattctctgaaagaTACTGTCATGGTCTCGTTGCATAACTTTCAACTACCGCCATTGGAAAGGGTGAGCAAGAACAAAGCGCAAGAAATAACGCCCACCTTCTGCTACACGCGCAAACGTAAGCCAAGCTAcaggaataaataaatatggAGACAACTTTTAATTCTCACagtttttcagaaaaaaatgagtGCTAGTTGGGAAGGAGAACTTCCATGATAGACTTACCTCACATTGGTCTGCGAGCGACATTAGTTCCAGTGCTTTTCCATCAGGACTTTTAACGCTGAACTCAGTGTTCTGTTCCATATTTTTACCttcagaattgaaaaaaaaaagttgtttataaCCGTTATTTGAGCAATCAAATGCCATTTGGTCCACGAGACTATCAATACAAGGTATTGGACAaaatatctataaaaaaaaGCACCATAAAAGTAACCTTACTTTTATTTCCTGCCATTTCATCCCGTTTGTTTGCAAGTTCTGCTTGGTATTGTAATCTGGTCACTTTCGATGCCTGTCTTAAGGGCTCCGTGAAATCCTTTTCGATTGTTGTGAAGTTTCTCCATACTGTAGTCTACGTTTCATGAAAAAGTAAACTGGTCAGAGATTTGAAGGCACGGGCCCGACAAATATCACAAACAGGAATTTCATATTTTGTAAGTAAATGAAATGTGAAGATGACAATGCCGGCTGAAATTCGAATTGCATAACGAGATTTTTAGACCTTAGGTGACAAAGGTGACGCACTCTGCTGAGCCGTTAGATGTCAGTCTGAAGCTTTAGCGAAACAACGGTGGTAAAGTTTTGATCCAGGTGATTTAAGAACCCAGCACTCAGCACTTATccttttttaattggaaaagaTCGGACACATTCCAGCACGCGACCTGCTGATAATTTTCTGGTGGGATCTTTCTATCTATTTGATCATCCAATAACATGGTTGGTTGCGTGTACCTGCACAATGTACGCCTCCTTACTTGTCTCGTATAAAAACCAAAGCTAGGTTACAATCATTATCCTGAACTGGCAGAGAACAGTGCCCCCCTCTCCCTCCTTACAAGGAGGGAACCTCGACACCCGTCTTTTCGCATGGCTAGGACCACAACTTTAAGTCAGCTATCGGGAAGTGCCAGTTGCTAGAGGTTCTACCGTAAGTTTCTTAATTGATACTCCATGTTAGTTACATCACCTTGTCGCTCTCATCTCTAAGAAGAACAAATCTTAGGCAGTTCAGGGCTGCCATGACTCTACAAAGAGAGGAGTAAGATGCCTATCAAAACACAACTGAACGTATGACAAAAAATAATCATGTTCCATAcataaattaaataattatttaataaccGTGTGAAGCTACTTTAAAGGGCCTCAAGAGAATTTTCCTCGATGTAGTCTCTTAAATTATCACACTTTTTTAAAAGTACATAGAAGCTAAATTCATATGTCATAGTTACCTATCTGTTTCCTGTACCAGGTCCTTATCGGTGCCAGCTCCCGAGGGAGGTTTGAAAACTAACTGGAGAATTGACATAAGACGGCTGCCTTGAAACCAAGGTTCATCTTCTGATGtctaaaaacagaaaacaaaacgaatGCTATAACAAACTTCGCGAtttctaaaaagaaatcaagTAAAAGTGCGCAGTCACGCTGGGCACtgtgatgcatttttttttctagcgaCGCAAATTCTATTCCTGGCAAAAACTCTATGGTTTTAGGTCGCCAAATAATACATCGAGTTTCTTTGTTTGGTCCTACGATTGTTTGATATCACGCACATAAAGGAGCAAAAGACTTTCCTTAGCAGTATCTACAATGGTACAGgtgtttttgaaaatcaaaccaGACAACTCTTACACTTAAAGCTTGGTCAACTTGCTCTTTTAAGAGATGAATCAAAAGGCCTGCCACCCCGGGATGAGAACAATCTTGTAGAACagtgctgaaaaaaaaaccaatgtgaAAGAAATTGTTAATTTAGATGGTAACATTTTCGAGACAGTAAAGTAAATCGAACGCTGGTAAAGCACGTTTTATCATATGTATATATTATAGagttgaacctgtattaaacGGTCACCCAGGGGAAATGGCGGGGTGACCATTAATTACAGGTTGACTACTTCATACAGGTTCACAGAATAGGggtgttaataaaaaaaacaacaacaacaacacgatAAAAAAACCACCATTTTAACCTATGAATGACATAAACACCCTAaactaacattgatttcgggagatattacttgaaatattatttcaagttttatttgagtggttctgcTTAAGTGACCGTTCactacaggtggaagacaacaGAGACAGGCCGTCTGGGACAAGGTGAAGGGTAACCACGACCAATAGAATAGAAGTGACCGTTTAACAGAGGTAAAAATTACAGTAACTGAGCGGAAAAATTCGGGACTTTGACGATTAATATggtgccgcttaatacaggtttgactgtatacataaaaaaaagtttcaaacggTTATATTACTTGTCGGAATCTCAGGACGCGGTCAGTTACATATTTTCACACATAATCCTTAACAAAGGAGATAAACATTGTATGATTTCTGGAAGATACTTCTTCCTTAAACATGATCCCTGTTTACAGTCCTGACGGAATTAGAGTCATGTGCCAGCCTCCTTGGACCAGATTTACCATCTCAATAGTTGTAATAATCTTCTCTTATTTATATACAGTGTTAAGTTTTCTAAGTTGCTACAAGAGGCACACAAAATGTACCTACTATAATAATCCGTATCGACTTCTCGTGTCAAGCTTTGATACCAGATTCGGAAGGACTTGAACTGCTCTTAATCTCTGTGGCGCAAAGGAAAACAAACGCATCAAATAATCAAATGTCAACAACGTTGAAATGTTGAGCACTTTTGGAGTGTGTGTTCTTAAGCATTCACATGTCTTTGAGGGTTGTTGAGACCAGAGGCATACAACTTCAGTAATACACTTCTGTTACGATCCACTGTGCGTTATACTTTTAGAGTATTGGTATTCACCAAGCAAGATAATAAAACTAAGACACTGATCGTCATCTTTGGAATTCCTAAATTCCAAAACTTTCcaggatttttttaatgttcgAGAAGTTGGTTTAAAGTGGCGTAAACACGACCAtgcaattaaaatatatatttctttgtttttctatataaaaaaatcatattcaGTCTTTATGAACCCTACTCATTATTTCATGACTTTCTTCTTTTCCAGTAGCTCGTATGAAATCGGTAAGAACATCGCTATGAACACATGTGCACTTACCAATTTCTTTGATGAACACATCGTCATAACATTTATAAGAGCCTGCCGTTAAAATAcgaaacaaaactttaaaaactttcctGTACTAGGTACTGTCAGTGACAGAATTACGGTTAGATCGCATCCTGGTTAGCTCGCTCccagttagatcgctccaaccaaaagttagatcgctccactcgaaagttagcTCGCTCCATCAAAAAGTGACTTTGCTGccaacataagttacttcgctccatgtagaaaaCTAAGGTAAAAGTAGCAAAACTAACGTATCTAAATTGATAGTTCATGACGTGAATATCTTACCGAACAATCTATTAATATCGCTCGCGCGCGCTTGAAATAAATCCGAGCTACGTAGAAAGAACAAATAAAGCGTCATGAAAGGGACTCACGAGGTGTAATCTCCTTTATTAATTAAAGATGTCGGATATCAGTTTCCTTACATCAAACAGCGAAAAGGGCCACACTGGATAGTATTGGTACTTGAATGATCCTTTTCAATATGCTTCAGAATATAACGTTATATAATTTATTCCACGATCGGTAGCTTGGTGGCTAATCTGAAGGACAGAGTGGATACGATGTACACGAATCGTCGTAAGACACATCATCActtataaactttaaaaatcaTTGGTAAGTAATACTTTAcaacatggagcgaagtaacttatgttggTAGCGAAGTAACTTTTTGGATGGAGCAATCTAACTTTCGATTGGAGCAATCTAACTAGGAGCAATCTAACCATGGTtcgatctaaccggatacccAGTGACAAAATCAGCTGAAAATCAAACGTGGTGTCCACCTTAACAATGTCCATTAAATCTTTGAACTCGTACTGATTGTACACCAAACTCTTATCTTTCAGTCTTTTTGACAATGTCTCCAACAGTccctgaaaagagaaaaacgtttATTAGTGCTAACATTATGAAAATTGATTAGGCGGTAGATAGTCGACACATTTAAATTATAAGATGAATGTAAAttaggaaaaacatttttgaaatattaGCTGAAGCACTCACAAAATACACACCAAACCCTTGTAAATGACACCGTGTTCTGTTCTGCAAGGCAAAGGAGAAAGTTTAAGAGATTTACATTTATTGTAgtactttttttccctttgctaGCTAACAAGTTCAGCCAAAACCTTTTGTGTATTCAGGTGTTGAAAGTCTTTTGTAATCTCTAGTACAGaaacttttcaataaaaaatacctGAATATATCATATTGTTGTTCATCCATTTTTTATATTCTGTATGTAGACACTAGTCCAATAGTATGTGCAACTAAATCAAAATTGCCTGAAGCTATTTACAATAATGATTACAAAGTATTTTGTATCCAATGCAGAAAAATAAGGAATAATCAGTATCCTACCCCCTCCCTTGGTTGCACCCCTGAGCATGGGTGTACCCTTTAGTCTCCCACTATTTATAAGAGAACAAATCTTGCGGTGcttggaattaaaaagaaataaaacaatttcttcTAAAAATAACTGACCTGCTAAGAAGGAAGAGGATGCTTTTGATGTTGACTCTTAGTAAATATCTAAAGCtgtgaaaaatatacaaaaaaggtttttttccaaGAGTTGATAAATACTTCAGTGGGAAGAAAGAGACTAAGGCCACCCTTCAACTTACTAGTAGTAaaccttttactcccaagatctagaTATGAATTCTCCCAGCTgtctgctatacatttcttataatttaaACTCTGAGAACTTGGTGTTTAATCTAAGAGTCatccaactgttttttttccttctcatgaactttccacttgaaaatgtattggatAAATTCCCCTTTGGTCACTTACCTAAAAACTGCAGGGATATTTCTGTCTTCCATCTTTTCCACAAgtagtaaataaacaaaacagccAAGGCCTAACACTGGATAACAGCTTCTTTCTTGAAAAcagataaaaaggaaattaagtAAGCTAGAAACTTTATCTATTATTCTAAATACAAATTAAAGCCCTTAACATTTAAAGTACATTAATAGATTCATTGTAAATAATGACtcaaagtattttttaaatgtctttgaaAACAGAGCCATAGAAGAGCATTTAAACATTCAACCAATTAACTCATGCTGGGCCCATTAATGATGCAAATTaaattgcaatttaaaaaaaatgtgtaatcaaaagggaaaagttttcaaaagtaatGTTCAAGAGCAGAATCTAGAGTCAAATTTCTGAtaccttttcaaatttgaagaGCCTCCTTAAATTAGCCTCTTCTGCAATAAGTGGCTTTACTTCAGCCTTATGATGATAAAAGGACTGGCTAAAAGTATTTACAGAAAGTTTTATAGTATTATTTCAGTTACCTTGCTCATCCTCATCATCATATTCCTCTTCTGCGGAAACATCTCTGTCTGaagtcttgtttgatttttcttgaaCATTGTTGTATGTTTTAGAAGTGTATTCCATGAGGTACAGATACGATCCATTAGCCATATGAATGAATTTctatttaaatataaaaaaagaatagtGAAAACAACAGTTAG is a window encoding:
- the LOC131795650 gene encoding glomulin gives rise to the protein MADDDVEELQESLSKFCTEKPNTHLILVAAQKCVSGGKWTRLLECLTRSDHKDALEFVGWELIGVISQAIADDFESDALEERKKILRLIAERCSAKEVCIGVLEQLDSGTDCHFNNFVTLLDTLKTAIHRLQEKKSKYVGMALPCVTRYIKGIQLSDEIETEKESGSECLKMPSIMKHVLDFLRPLVQEVSLQSSSAEISPSSSCISQLGPEIIKCLIQLLDYPLVFVDLEKHSKENADPDNEDDESISEEKCSLTVMEYRTIALEIMKFIHMANGSYLYLMEYTSKTYNNVQEKSNKTSDRDVSAEEEYDDEDEQERSCYPVLGLGCFVYLLLVEKMEDRNIPAVFSFRYLLRVNIKSILFLLSRTEHGVIYKGLGLLETLSKRLKDKSLVYNQYEFKDLMDIVKALINVMTMCSSKKLRLRAVQVLPNLVSKLDTRSRYGLLYTVLQDCSHPGVAGLLIHLLKEQVDQALSTSEDEPWFQGSRLMSILQLVFKPPSGAGTDKDLVQETDRVMAALNCLRFVLLRDESDKTTVWRNFTTIEKDFTEPLRQASKVTRLQYQAELANKRDEMAGNKSKNMEQNTEFSVKSPDGKALELMSLADQCEALQSGLYSLDMMDSVLARITEIATIRSKGGK